The following proteins are co-located in the Macadamia integrifolia cultivar HAES 741 chromosome 3, SCU_Mint_v3, whole genome shotgun sequence genome:
- the LOC122073270 gene encoding CO(2)-response secreted protease-like: protein MPPKTYIFLHRPTFAVPPNSRSIAKMDQGLSFCYLLFLFLFLVLLSSGSVVEAGTRVTDGNTNTYIVYMGAAASSSSRVGSVPQDQAHLLASVLTRKESVEKSLLYSYKHGFSGFAARLTAEEARRMAEKPGVVSVFVDPILNLHTTRSWDFLNYQTDLKTDPTPDLDSATRGSDTIVGILDTGIWPESESFQDKDMGPIPTRWKGTCMEASDFKASNCNRKLIGARYYNDSTDGKVQVHVQSPRDTIGHGTHTASTAAGSPVANVSYYGLAEGTAKGGSTGSRIAIYKVCSSYGCRGSIILAAFDDAIRDGVDVLSLSLGASSFLRPGFDTDPIAIGAFHAVEKGIIVVCSAGNDGPSSSSVVNAAPWILTVAATTIDRDFESDCVMGNNKIVKGEGINFSTLQKSPTYPLIYGGSAKSKSMSENEARNCNPGGLDGAKIKGKIVLCEQADGSYSKREKIDALKSLGGVGMVLVDDLEKMVALSSGSFPFTVVSSNDSADILSYINSTSNPFATVLPTVTVTKYKPAPAVAYFSSRGPSPTQNIIKPDIAAPGVNILAAWIKTNDTSGVPEGQQPSQFNLLSGTSMSCPHVSGTAATIKSNNPTWSPSAIKSAIMTTAFQSNNERATITTETGLVGTAYDFGAGEINPSGALQPGLVYETNIEDYLLFLCNYGYKLSAIKNIATVIPDGFDCPVNSSTDLISNLNYPSIAISKLNEKESKKVSRSVTNVGPEEDTTYVASVLAPPELDVKVVPNKLQFTNGSKKLSYQTIFSLSSSSPLKVDAFGSITWTNGKYKVRSPFVSRSG, encoded by the exons ATGCCACCAAAGACATATATCTTCCTTCACAGACCTACATTTGCAGTACCACCCAATTCAAGATCAATAGCAAAGATGGATCAAGGCCTTTCCTTCTGCTATCTActctttttgtttctctttctagTTCTCTTATCATCTGGATCAGTAGTAGAGGCTGGGACAAGAGTCACAGATGGTAACACAAACACCTACATCGTTTACATGGGagctgctgcttcttcttcatcgCGGGTGGGTTCAGTACCACAGGATCAAGCTCATCTCCTCGCTTCGGTTTTGACAAG GAAGGAGAGCGTGGAAAAATCACTACTTTATAGTTATAAACACGGTTTCTCAGGATTCGCCGCCCGTTTAACGGCTGAGGAAGCTCGCAGAATGGCTGAAAAGCCCGGAGTAGTTTCGGTGTTCGTGGACCCCATCTTAAACCTCCACACCACTCGATCATGGGACTTCTTAAACTATCAAACCGACCTTAAAACTGATCCGACTCCTGATTTGGATTCAGCGACTCGGGGCTCGGACACCATCGTAGGCATCCTCGATACAG GAATATGGCCCGAGTCTGAGAGCTTCCAAGACAAGGATATGGGCCCAATACCCACCCGGTGGAAGGGAACGTGCATGGAGGCCAGTGATTTCAAAGCTTCCAACTGTAACAG GAAGCTCATAGGCGCACGATACTATAATGACAGCACCGACGGCAAGGTGCAAGTGCATGTACAGTCGCCTAGAGATACGATAGGGCATGGGACCCACACAGCATCGACGGCTGCAGGCAGCCCAGTCGCCAATGTATCTTACTATGGCCTGGCGGAGGGGACAGCCAAAGGTGGGTCAACTGGATCAAGGATCGCCATCTACAAGGTATGCTCATCCTACGGCTGCCGTGGATCCATAATCCTGGCAGCGTTTGATGACGCTATACGCGACGGAGTCGACGTGCTATCTCTGTCGCTGGGTGCATCGTCGTTTCTGAGGCCCGGTTTTGACACCGATCCAATAGCAATTGGAGCCTTCCATGCAGTGGAGAAGGGGATCATAGTGGTTTGCTCGGCAGGGAATGATGGGCCTTCATCATCATCGGTTGTCAATGCTGCTCCGTGGATCCTGACCGTTGCTGCTACTACCATTGATAGGGATTTTGAATCGGATTGCGTCATGGGTAATAACAAAATAGTCAAG GGTGAAGGCATAAATTTCTCTACCCTTCAAAAATCTCCAACCTATCCCTTGATCTATGGAGGGTCAGCTAAATCGAAATCAATGTCGGAAAATGAAGCAAG GAACTGCAATCCTGGTGGATTGGATGGAGCTAAGATCAAGGGGAAGATTGTTCTATGTGAACAGGCCGATGGAAGCTattcaaaaagagagaaaatagatgcacTGAAGAGCTTAGGAGGGGTAGGAATGGTTTTGGTTGATGACTTGGAAAAAATGGTGGCTCTTAGTTCAGGTTCTTTCCCCTTCACTGTTGTCTCTTCTAATGACTCTGCTGATATCCTTTCCTACATTAACTCAACCAG CAACCCATTTGCAACCGTTCTACCAACAGTCACTGTGACCAAGTATAAGCCGGCGCCTGCTGTTGCATACTTCTCATCCAGAGGCCCTTCTCCAACCCAAAACATTATCAAG CCGGATATTGCTGCACCAGGTGTGAACATCCTTGCAGCATGGATTAAAACCAATGACACTTCAGGAGTCCCAGAAGGGCAGCAGCCATCCCAATTCAATTTGCTCTCAGGGACTTCCATGTCATGCCCACATGTCTCAGGCACTGCAGCCACAATCAAGTCTAACAACCCCACATGGAGTCCCTCTGCTATCAAATCAGCCATCATGACAACAG CTTTTCAATCAAACAATGAAAGGGCGACGATTACAACAGAAACAGGTTTGGTGGGCACAGCTTACGATTTTGGTGCAGGGGAGATAAACCCATCTGGAGCATTACAGCCAGGGCTAGTGTATGAGACCAATATAGAAGATTACTTACTCTTCTTATGTAATTATGGGTACAAGCTTTCCGCAATCAAGAATATTGCAACTGTGATCCCTGATGGTTTCGACTGCCCAGTAAATTCTAGCACAGATTTGATCTCCAATCTCAACTACCCATCAATTGCCATCTCCAAACTCAATGAGAAAGAGAGCAAGAAAGTGAGTAGAAGTGTCACAAATGTGGGCCCTGAAGAGGACACAACCTATGTTGCAAGCGTCTTAGCACCACCTGAATTGGATGTTAAAGTAGTGCCTAATAAACTGCAATTCACTAATGGCAGTAAGAAGCTCAGCTACCAGACGATCTTCTCATTGTCCTCATCTTCTCCATTGAAAGTTGATGCATTTGGGTCTATTACTTGGACTAATGGAAAATACAAGGTTAGGAGTCCATTTGTGAGTAGAAGTGGTTGA